GGCGGCGTCCCGGGCGGCGAGCCCGTCCCCGACCACGGTCACGGTGAACCCGTTGGCCTTGAGGCCCTTCTCCACGAACGACGCGATGCGCGGTTCGTCCTCGGCGATCAGCACACGGCTCACGGGTGGTCTCCAACAGGTTCGGGGACGTCGGCGGTCGCCGTCGACTCGTCGACGGTGGTGTCGGGGGACGGCGGGGCCAGCTGCGCGGGCAGCACGAGGGTGAAGGTGGCGCCGTGGCCGGGGACGGAGTCCAGGGCGACCCGGCCGCCGTGCGCGACCGCGATCGCGCTGACGATCGACAGCCCCAGCCCCGCGCCGTCGGTGCGCCGGGCACCGGCCTGCCCGCGGCCGAAGCGCTCGAACACCCGCTCCCGGTCCTCGACGGCGACGCCGGGGCCGCTGTCGGCGACCCAGAAGCGCAGTTCGTCTCCGATGAGCCGGCTGCCGATGCCGATCCGGTCGCCGGGTGACGTCACGTGCACCGCGTTGTCGGCCAGCGCCACGACGGCCTGGGTGACCCGTTGCGGGTCGAGCACGGCGTCGAGGTCGGCGACGTGCTCGAGCACCCACTGCCGGTCGCCCAGCCCGCCGACCTTGGACACCACCTCGGTGGTGAGCGCGGCGACGTCGACCGGACGGGGCTGCACGAAGGCCGGCTGCTCGGCCTTGGCCAGCAGCAGCAGGTCCGAGACGATCCGGTTCATCCGGTCCAGCTCGTCGTCGACCAGCGCCACGGTCTCGCGCACGTCGGCCGGGTCGGTGGGGTCGAGCACCTCGAGGTGGCCGCGCACGATGGTGATCGGCGTCCGCAGCTCGTGCCCGGCGTCGTCGACGAACCGGCGCTGGGCGGCGACCCCGGTCTCGACCCGGTCCAGCATCGCGTTCACCGAGCGGGACAGGTCGGCGAGCTCGTCCCCGGGCCCGTCGGGCACGTCGATCCGGCCGGACAGGTCGGTCTCGGTGATCCCCTGCGCGGTGGCGGCGACATCGGCGACCGGCCGCAGGATCCGGCCCGCCACCACCCAGGCGCCGCCCGCGGCGGCCAGGGAGGTCAGCAGGCCGACCAGCAGCATGAGGCGGGCGGTCTCGTCGGCGGGCTGGCGTTCGGCGTCGGCGAAGAACGCCGCGACGACGACGCCGGTCTCCGGGCTGCCGGTCAGCGCCACCGGGACGGCGACGTACAGCACCTCGCCGGCCCCGGAGGCGTAGCTGCCCGACCGGACGTCGGTGACCGAGCCGACCAGCCCGGTGAACGCGGCGTCCTGGGACAGCAGCACCGGCGCCTCGATGCGGCTCTGGAAGCGGTACACGCCCTCGACGTAGCCGAGGAACTTCTCGTTCGGCCGGGCCTGGTTGTAGCTGATCACCGTCTGCAGCACGTCGGCCACCGAGGCGAAGGGCTGCCCGGTGCGCGGGTCGAGGCCGGTGTCGACCAGGGCCCGGAACTCGGTCACCTCGGCCCGCAGCGACGCCGCCATCCGCTCGTCGGTCTCCCGCACCAGGATCCGCCAGGTCAGCAGGGTGACCGTGGCCAGGGAGAGCAGCACCAGCAGCAGGACCCAGCCGATGATCCGGGTGCGGGCAGCACGGGGCGCCCACCGTCGCCGGCCCCGGCTGCTGCGCTCAGTCCTCACCGTCGTCGTCAACGTCGTCGGCGTCGTCGGTGTCCCCGTCGTCGTCATCGTCGCCGCCGTCGTCGTCGCCGTCGTCGTCCACCGGCGGGGGCGGGACGACGTCGGTGGGGGTCACCGGGGTGTCCGGCGGGGGCGGCTCGACCGTGGGCGTGGGCTCCGGCGTCGGGACGACGGAGGGCAGCGGGACGGTGATCGGGGCCGGCTCGGGGCCGGGGTCACCGGCGGCCGGCCGCAGCGCCACCCAGCCCAGCCCGAGGACGGCGACGAGGACCAGGGCCCCCGCCACCAGCCACAGGACCGACCGGGTGCGCACGGTCCGACGGTGGAGCAGGGTGGTGACCTCCTGGTGAGAACCCGATGAGAGGACTCTCATGTCCGCAGCACCGCAGCAGGTCTCCGTCCCGCTGAGCGACGGGCGGTCCATGCGCGCGCTGGTGGTGCGCCCCGACGGGGAGGCCCCCGCGGGCGGCTGGCCGGGGGTCCTCGTCGTGCACGAGGCCTTCGGGCTGACCCCGGAGATCACCGAGGTGGGCCGCACCTTCGCCGACCGGGGCTGGGTGGCCGTCGTCCCCGACGTCTTCAGTGCCGGGAACAAGCTGGGCTGCCTGGTCCGGTCGATGCGGGAGATGGTCGGCGGCCGACCCGGCGCGGTGGTCGACGACCTCGTCGCCGTCCAGCAGTGGCTCGGGGCCCGCGACGACGTGGACGGCGACCGGACGACGGCGATCGGCTTCTGCATGGGCGGTGCCTTCGCCCTGCTCATCGGCTCGCTGGCGCCCGCCGGACTGCGCGCGGTGAGCGCCAACTACGGCCAGCCGCCGGCCGAGGACCTCGACCTGACCCGCTGCCCGCCGGTGATCGCCAGCTACGGCGAGCGGGACAGGACGCTGTCGGGGGCGGGGCCGGCTCTGGAGGCGCGGTTGACCGCGGCCGGGGTCGAGCACGAGGTGAGCACCTACCCGGGTGCGGCGCACTCGTTCCTGACCGGGGACCACAGGCTGCTGGGGTTCGTGCCGCTCCCGGGGACGTCGTACGTGACCAGCGCCGCCGAGGAGGCCTGGCCGCGGATCTTCGACTTCCTGGAGCGGCACACCGCGGTCAGGACCTGACCGCGGTCACCGCCCACAGCGGGTCCCCGCGCCGTCCGGGCGGGGTGCGCAGCGCGACCGTGGCCTCGCCGAACCCGCCGGCCCGGCGGACGAGCTCGGCGACCAGCGGCCCGTGCTGCTCGTCGGGGGTGCCGAGCCAGCCGCGCACCGCCTTGGACGGGAAGCACCGGTTGGAGAAGGTGACCGCCAGCGTGCCGCCGGGCCGCAGCACCCGGGCGGCCTCGGCGAGCACCTCGATCGGCCGGGTCAGGTAGTCGACCGAGACGCAGCAGACGACGGCGTCGACGTCGGCGTCGGGCAGCGGGATGCGCGGGTCGACGTTGAGGTCGTGCACCACCCGCTCGGTGGCCACCGGGTTGGCCTCCAGCTCGGCGGCGTTCATGCCGAGCACCACCAGCTCGGCCGGCGGGTGCTCGAAGTGCGAGACCCAGGAGCTCATCAGGTCCAGCACCCGGCCGGTCAGCCCGAGCTCGGTGTACAGCGCGCCGACCGCGGCGATCGCCCGGTCGTCGATGTGGGTGACCAGCCGCGGCGGGGCGTAGAAGACGCCGTCCGGGCTGTCGTCGGCGCGGTCGAAGAAGCCGGGCGGGAAGCCGTCGTACGGGTCGGGGATCACCTGCCGAGTGTGCGTCCGGTACTGTCTGGAGCGCGCGCGGGTGTAGTTCAATGGTAGAACATCAGCTTCCCAAGCTGACAGTGCGAGTTCGATTCTCGTCACCCGCTCTCCCCATCAGGCCCCGGTCCCACGGACCGGGGCCTGTGTCGTGTCCGGGCTCCCCGGGCGTACGTTGAGAGCTCAACCAGCACCTCGAGGAGCCCCGCCGTGTCCCGTCCCGTCCTGCAGGTCGTCGCCGCCAGCACCCGCCCCGGCCGCAAGGGCATCGCGGTCGCCCGCTGGGTCGCCGCCCGTGCCGAGGCCCACGGCGACTTCGACGTCGAGCTGGTCGACCTGGCCGAGGCCGGGCTCCCGGTGCTCGACGAGCCCAACCACCCCCGCCTGCGCCAGTACACGAAGGACCACACGAAGGCCTGGTCGGCGACGATCAGCCGCGCCGACGCCTTCGTGTTCGTCTTCCCCGAGTACAACCACTCGATCCCCGGCGCGCTGAAGAACGCCCTGGACTTCCTCTTCCACGAGTGGGCCGACAAGGCCGCGGGGCTCGTCTCCTACGGCGGGGTCTCGGCCGGCACCCGGGCGGCCGCGGCCCTGAAGCCGGTGCTGGGCGCCCTGCGGATGGTCCCGGTCGTCGAGGCCGCGACCATCCCGTTCTTCACCCAGTTCATCGACGAGGACGGGGAGTTCGTCGGCAACGCCGAGCTCGAGGCCGGCGCGACCGCGATGCTCGACGAGATCGCCCGGCTCACGCGCGGCCTGCAAAGCGTGCGTCGCTGACCGAGGCTGTCGGGGTGAGCAGCCCGTCGGACACCGGCCTCGTCGTCACCACCCTGCCCTCGGCGGACCTCGGCACCGCCGGACGCGCAGAGCTGCGCCGGTTCCTGGAGGCGACCTTCACCGACGGGTTCCGGGACGACCACTGGAGCCACGCCCTGGGTGGCCTGCACGTGCTGGCCCGCCGGGACGGCGAGCTGGTCGGGCACGGGGCGGTCGTCGGTCGCCAGCTGCTGCTCGGTGACCGCGCGCTGCGCACCGGCTACGTCGAGGCCGTCGGGGTCGCCGCGTCGGCCCGCCGGCAGGGCGTGGCCGGCGCGGTGATGGCCGAGGTCGAGCGGTTGGTCACCGGCGGCAGCGAGCTGGGTGCGCTGGCCGCCAGCACCGACGGCGCCGGGCTCTACGAGTCCCGCGGCTGGACCCGCTGGGAGGGCCCGCTCTGTGCGCTCACCCCGGACGGCATCACCGCCGGGGACGCCTCCCGGGTCTTCGTGCTGCCCACCCCGGAGACACCGGTCCAGCTGGACCCCACGCTGCGGCTGGTCTGCGACTGGCGGCGGGGCAGCGCCTGGTGATCATCCCGCTGCGTTGAGTCCCGGCGCGCCGTGGCGGTCCCGGACGGTACGACTGTGAGCGCTCACAGACGCTGACCCCGGCGTGCCGGGTCTCGCATCCCGGTGACGGACCGGTCACCATCACGGCATGAGCGGTACTGATGCGTTCCCGTCGTCCGGGGTGACCGCCCCCGTCGGCGACGTCGGGCCCCGCGTGGCCCGGCGGGAACGCCCCACCCTGCTCGTCGTCACCGACGGGTCCCCCGCCGCACACGACGCCCTCGTCTGGTCGCTGCGCGAAGCCGCGCGGCGCGACGGGACCGTGCTCGCCGTGGGCGTGCTGGCGCCCGGGCTCGGCTCCGACCAGGTCACGGCCGTCGCCGCCGCGGCGCTGGTGCGCGCCGAGGACGAGACCGGGGTGCGCGGCCGGTCCCGCACCTCGGTCGTGGACGCCGCACTGCTGGGAGCCCTCACCGGAGCGGCCCGCGGCGCGGACCTGGTGCTGGTCGGCGCCCGCGGCAAGGCCCTGCTGCGCCGGCCGGCCGGCCGGCCGAGCCCCCGACTGGTGCACCGGGTCTGACCCGGCACCACCCCCGACCACCTGTCCGACCGGGCCCTGCCCCCGCCCGGTCACCACGGTCCCGTCCGGGTCAGACGGGCAGCAGCAGCGTCGCGTAGAGCGTCAGTCCCGGCCCGAAGGCCATCGCCACGACCGGACCGTCGACGTCGCCCAGTTCCTCGAGCACCAGCAGGACGGTCGCCGAGGAGCAGTTGCCGTGCTCGGCGAGCACCCGACGGGACGGCGCGATCTGCTCCTCGGTGAGGCCCAGCTGGTCGCGGGCGACGTCCAGGATCCGCGGCCCGCCGGGGTGCACGGCCCAGCCGGCGACATCGGCGACCTGCAGTCCGGCGGTGTCCAGCAGCTCCTGGACGACGTCGCCCACGTGCCGGGCGAGGACGTCGGGCACGCGTGGGGAGAGGCCCATCTTGAAGCCCAGGTCGGTGACGTCCCAGGTCATGTGGTCGGCCGTGGCGTGGTCGGTGCGGGCCACGACCCCGGCGACCCGCATGCCGCGCCGGGCCCCGGGCTCGAGGACGACCGCGGTCGCCGCGTCGCTGAACAGCGCGTGCGCGACGACCTGGGAGAGGTCGTTGCGGGCCGGCTGCACGTGCAGGCTGGTGAGCTCGCAGCAGAGCAGGACGGCGGGGCGTGAGCGCGCAGCGACGTAGTCGCTGACCGCGGCCAGACCGGGCAGGGCGGCGTAGCAGCCCATGTGCCCGACCAGCAGGCGCTCCAGGCCGGCCGGCATGCCCAGGTCGCTGGCCAGCCGGATGTCCAGGCCGGGGGTGGCGTACCCGGTGCAGGTGGCGACGGCGAACAGCCCCACGTCGCCGGGCGCGAGCCCCGCGGAGTCCAGGGCGCCGGCCACGGCCTGCTTGCCCAGCGGCAGCGCCTCGGTGATGAAGCGCTCCATCCGGGCTCCGGTGCCCCACCGGGAGAGGTCCTCGTGCACCGGGTTGGCCACCGCGTGCCGGGTGGTGACCCCGGAGCCGGCGAAG
This sequence is a window from Geodermatophilaceae bacterium NBWT11. Protein-coding genes within it:
- a CDS encoding HAMP domain-containing histidine kinase; the encoded protein is MTTTGTPTTPTTLTTTVRTERSSRGRRRWAPRAARTRIIGWVLLLVLLSLATVTLLTWRILVRETDERMAASLRAEVTEFRALVDTGLDPRTGQPFASVADVLQTVISYNQARPNEKFLGYVEGVYRFQSRIEAPVLLSQDAAFTGLVGSVTDVRSGSYASGAGEVLYVAVPVALTGSPETGVVVAAFFADAERQPADETARLMLLVGLLTSLAAAGGAWVVAGRILRPVADVAATAQGITETDLSGRIDVPDGPGDELADLSRSVNAMLDRVETGVAAQRRFVDDAGHELRTPITIVRGHLEVLDPTDPADVRETVALVDDELDRMNRIVSDLLLLAKAEQPAFVQPRPVDVAALTTEVVSKVGGLGDRQWVLEHVADLDAVLDPQRVTQAVVALADNAVHVTSPGDRIGIGSRLIGDELRFWVADSGPGVAVEDRERVFERFGRGQAGARRTDGAGLGLSIVSAIAVAHGGRVALDSVPGHGATFTLVLPAQLAPPSPDTTVDESTATADVPEPVGDHP
- a CDS encoding dienelactone hydrolase family protein, whose product is MSAAPQQVSVPLSDGRSMRALVVRPDGEAPAGGWPGVLVVHEAFGLTPEITEVGRTFADRGWVAVVPDVFSAGNKLGCLVRSMREMVGGRPGAVVDDLVAVQQWLGARDDVDGDRTTAIGFCMGGAFALLIGSLAPAGLRAVSANYGQPPAEDLDLTRCPPVIASYGERDRTLSGAGPALEARLTAAGVEHEVSTYPGAAHSFLTGDHRLLGFVPLPGTSYVTSAAEEAWPRIFDFLERHTAVRT
- a CDS encoding class I SAM-dependent methyltransferase; translated protein: MIPDPYDGFPPGFFDRADDSPDGVFYAPPRLVTHIDDRAIAAVGALYTELGLTGRVLDLMSSWVSHFEHPPAELVVLGMNAAELEANPVATERVVHDLNVDPRIPLPDADVDAVVCCVSVDYLTRPIEVLAEAARVLRPGGTLAVTFSNRCFPSKAVRGWLGTPDEQHGPLVAELVRRAGGFGEATVALRTPPGRRGDPLWAVTAVRS
- a CDS encoding NAD(P)H-dependent oxidoreductase, whose product is MSRPVLQVVAASTRPGRKGIAVARWVAARAEAHGDFDVELVDLAEAGLPVLDEPNHPRLRQYTKDHTKAWSATISRADAFVFVFPEYNHSIPGALKNALDFLFHEWADKAAGLVSYGGVSAGTRAAAALKPVLGALRMVPVVEAATIPFFTQFIDEDGEFVGNAELEAGATAMLDEIARLTRGLQSVRR
- a CDS encoding GNAT family N-acetyltransferase, translating into MPSADLGTAGRAELRRFLEATFTDGFRDDHWSHALGGLHVLARRDGELVGHGAVVGRQLLLGDRALRTGYVEAVGVAASARRQGVAGAVMAEVERLVTGGSELGALAASTDGAGLYESRGWTRWEGPLCALTPDGITAGDASRVFVLPTPETPVQLDPTLRLVCDWRRGSAW
- a CDS encoding type III polyketide synthase encodes the protein MTDAVLTGAGHALPAAYTQDDVWDGFFAEHYADLRSARRVFAGSGVTTRHAVANPVHEDLSRWGTGARMERFITEALPLGKQAVAGALDSAGLAPGDVGLFAVATCTGYATPGLDIRLASDLGMPAGLERLLVGHMGCYAALPGLAAVSDYVAARSRPAVLLCCELTSLHVQPARNDLSQVVAHALFSDAATAVVLEPGARRGMRVAGVVARTDHATADHMTWDVTDLGFKMGLSPRVPDVLARHVGDVVQELLDTAGLQVADVAGWAVHPGGPRILDVARDQLGLTEEQIAPSRRVLAEHGNCSSATVLLVLEELGDVDGPVVAMAFGPGLTLYATLLLPV